The DNA region GCTTATGGAGCAGAGGCAGACAATGGAAAAGAACATGGTTTCTATGGCGCGCGAAGTTGAAAAGCTACGAGCTGAACTTGCTACTGTTGATAGTAGGCCGTGGGGTTTTGGTATGATCTTAGATTTTTCTTTGAAACATTTGGTATTTCATTACGTCACTAACTGCTATCTTGTGTGATATGTTATCCGTGCAGGTGGATCATATGGGATGAATTACAGCAATATGGATGGAGCTTACCGTGGTTCTTATGGCGAAAACGATAGTTTCTTGGTACTCATGCTTACATGCATCCGTAAGTTGGTCTATTCTTGTGGGCTTGTACTTTGACACGCctgtattctttttcttcttttgtaggGATCTTCGGAAAGGAGTCAATATTACAGCCATGGGTCTGGCTCACAGAAGAAACCTCGCTTGGATCGTCATTGAAATCTGTATTGATTTTGTGGAAAAAGAGTGAGGTGACAACTAAATTTCCCACTTCGCAACACTCCTCTGGTTGTTTGTGGGTATGCATCTATTCTAAAATCTAAATGTTAGTTCTTCTGCTGTCTCAAAAAGGCGTTATGATTATGTAACttagattgttttttattttattttcattttagcCAAATTTAGATGGCTAATCTATTTCAATAATTTGACGATTGGATTCTCCTGTTTGCTATTAGTTGTGTCCTATTATCCTTCTTATTCCTCTGCTCGTATTTGTTACATCCTGGTTTTGATTATTGGTAAAAGATAATCCCTCTGATAGAACCTCAGAGGACTCTACCATTGTACCAGTAAGTTTGAGAAACCATACTCGCACTAACAAGAGGAGGGGATTCTGCTGGGCATCCCCTCCTTTTTCTCCAATCCCAGACTCCTTCCTTCTCATGTATTTGAACTTTTAAAGATCTGGTGAGCTAACACCTTTCAAAGGGGTTATAGCCTTTAGAAACCTGTTCTAGAGAGATATTTGAGCGTAAGCTGTTAATTGTGGTAACAATTTTTGGAGAAAGTCGCTGCAATTGCTTGTTGCTGGAAGCATAAAGAGGGATTACCAGAGATCATTGTTTCTAAGTAGCAGTGTTATGTAAGTTACTACTACATTTAAGAGCTACAGAAGAAGCTCAATTAAGACGAGTTGGGAACACTGTACGGACTTCCATTTCTGGATTGCTCCAGGAGGCAGTGTTTTCTCATTGAAGTGTCTTGAGCTGCTAGTGTCAATGCTGATTCAACTGGTGAAGGGATTTAGGCACCTACACTTTTGGAGAAACAGAGACGTATCGATCCTCTATGGCCATCTGAGCACAATGAGCGGCTTCTCAGAATGAATTCACTATATAACGCCCTCCTGGGATCATGCCAGCAGACTTCCATCAGCAGCAGCAAAGATCCGTCTTTAGGTTCATCTGGGTCAATATGAGCGGTATCTTTTATGTCAGAAATACCTTCAACAAGGATTGTTGGAGCAGGGTTTGAGCCATCAGCATCCTTACCTGTGACTGCATTAGGACTGAATCTAGGTGCTGTGAGTAGTTTTGGACTTGGTCAGGATTTGGAGTTGCAGGACCCTACTCTACCCCGTGCACTCATCTGATGGATTGGCAAATCTACCTCTTGTTTCTACCATCAGATCCTCATGCGCCATTAGGTGTACCACATTTTTCACTGTTGAAACCAAATGGAAGGACGCTGGTCTGGAGCTGATGCACAGCTAGGTGGTGACTGAGGTGAATCTCAATTGAATATTGATTCTGACCAACAAAAATGATGTCAGAAGTTAGGAGGCCAGGTGAAGACTCCATCTCATGGATGACAAATGGATTCTATAGAAGACAAACCAAAGCGACTTTCGTGGAGTTACTTCATCAGAGACATGGTAATTAGTCTATGTAGTTATCTGAGTCTTCCATCAGCTTCTGGGTCTTCTGCATGCACTGAATGGGAAGGACAACATGTTACCACGAGATGGCAGTTATCTGCCTGGGTCTAACCTGGGATCATTGCACCAAATATTGGAAATATTGAAGGTGGTCAGAATTGCTCCATACTATTCTGAAACGTCCAGGGCAGACATTCAGATGCAGAAGTTTATTTCTTAGTATTGGGACTTTCACGATGAGCAGGATTGTACGATGGGGCATCCCTGGAATCCTAGTAGTTGGTTGACGAGATGAATAGTTCTGTTTTTGAAGGGATACAAGCTGCATTCTTAAGTAGGATATGTCAGCATTGAAGCACTCGGCAACAACTTTCTTAAGAAGAAAGCTATAGTCTTAGAGTACCTTCTGCATCTCCTTTGAGTTATTTTACCTTCAGATAAAGGAACCTTTCCATATATCAAGAGATGCCAATGGTGTTGTTGACTATGTTGATGCTACATCAGATTTTCGGGTATGCTCTTTCCAAAGGATGTTGATCTGTCTTCCGGAAAACTATCTTTCTACCAAGTCTGAAGACAGGTATAGAATCTCTCTAACAAAACGTTCGTTATGAGGAAGTTTGAATTTGGTATTATTTTATATCTGTTGGAGGTTGGCTATCGTTTTCTTTTATATAGTCTTCATATATCTCTTAAGATTTTTCACTGTGATTTTTTCTGTTATCTATACACAATTTCATCATGTTTCTAGTTTATGTCTGCATCATAAGTTTTTCCAGTTGGGTCTTGGAATCTATGTAGAGCTTGCGGAATCAGCAATTTTGTCAACTAGAGGATTTGTGACATTTAGCTAgatttcacattattatctatagatataatataagatgttgaTGACAATTGAGTTGTTGGACTGATGGAGAAGTAGCTGTTCTTAaagatgattcactacattggTTTCTGGTGCAGCATGGAAACAAAGTTATTTAGAATTGACTGGAAAGGATTATTTTAACCATGATAACTTTCTGGAGGCTGCAAGAGATCTATAGATAAGAATGAAGGCAAAGCTATTTTAGATAAGGAATACATAGAATTAGGTCACTTACTCCTGGAGTTGACTGCTACTTCTGTGGGTTTAAGATCAAGGCTTTATATTGATATGAAATTAGATTGGTGTAGGTTTTACCAGGATTAAAAAGATTGTCGCTGATACATATCTAGAGGTTCTTAGTTTACTTCCCTTTAGATTTTCTGAAGACTCTGAGTACTATTCAGCTTAAGAGTGAGTTAGAAACGACTTACATTTCGGCAAAGCTTGCCCTCGTGTGTTCTTATCGTGGACAGATGGAATAGTATTGGAACTGTATGTAGACTCTGAAGATCAGCATATTCTAGAGGAAGAACAGAGTCGTTACTCTGGATCTGCAAGTGCTTTCAAAGATTCAAGCTTCAGTAGTGTGAATCTTCTTGGAACGGTACATGGTGCGGGCCATTTGTTCTCAGCCATTGGATAAGCTTGGACACGAATAGGAAAAGATTATCTTTCACGCTCCATACCCGTTTACCTATTAAACATTAGGTGTATAAATCCCGTCTGTTGTGTCACGTAGCATTGTATGGTTGCATAAATATTAGCTATTAAAAGCTGCTCGTTTCTTGGTTTATACAGGTTTTGATTGATCTTTTCCTTGTTGCAGGCGAGAAAGCTTCAAAAGAACAGAACCTGAGACCATTTATCTAAGAGTTGGTACAGACAAAGAACCAGAAAGGTTATAACAGAAACCAGTAAGTGTGTTAATTGATAAATACATCTTCTCATAATTTTACACTGGTTGAATGTTATTTATTCATATGTATTGCAAGTTATATGATCTCTAATTCGGATATTTTCTTTCAGGTGGTTAGAACAGGAGGAAACATCTTCGATCTTTTTCCTTTCACCAACGTCTTGGTATCAGGGAAGAAACCGTCGCCAACTTCCTCAACCGCACCGTCTCTTGTCACACTAATTGGATACGCTACCAAATGAATGCCGAGCATGTCCACGACCTTGTCTCCGCTGTAAATCTCCCACATTTGCTCTCCTACCGTCCGTAACCCTTGGACGCATTCAAGACTCTCTGGCTCTGACGATGATAAGTCATCCGCCGTGATCTGGCCACCGGTATGCTCATACCAGAGCGATAACCGGTAAGCTCGGATTTCGTTGGTGTTGTTTGTATCGGTTTGGTAGCAACCTATTGCAATCTCTGTGTCCCGACAACCGTCCATTGATCTCTGATTTATATTGGCTGATCCTATCAAAACGTATGCGTCGTCCACTACAAACATACAATAATTCCTTTGATTCAATTCTCAATTGCTTATAGTTTATGGAAGTTTAACGAATcatcaatattttttcatttcagAATGACGAGTTGTGTAGATTGTTTGTTACCTATCATGAGCTTGGAGTGGACATAGACCATGAACCTCCGATTCCTCTGCGGATTCCAATAATGTGTTTTCTGATGAGGCAACGAAACTGGTTCAAActctccatctctcttctcttctctgtttgcaagagagaagaagtttaGATAATCCCTTGGATGCGATCCGTCTCCAGTTTCCCATATTGCCTCTCCAATTATCCGATACATCATTGACGTCGTCTCTCTCGTCCAATGAAGTATCTCTTCAACAGTTTCACTCTCGGGTGGCCCTTCTGGCCACATTGGTATCACTATATACACTGCAAATCTCTCCCTTGTGCGTATCTTAGAAGCAATCTTTAACGCTATTTCAATAGGTATCAAGTTTATGCATCCGCTGCAGGTTccatatattaaatatgattAACTAAACTAGATCAGAATCGCACAGTAGATGTTTGGAagttctgttaaaaaaaaaactttcgtACCTATCGTTCTTGCTCTCCCAATGATCACAGCTCCCCATGAAATACTGATTCTCAATGTATATAAACCTCTCAGCCTTCCGAATTGCCTCTACGTAGCCGTCGTGTACACTCTTCTCTCCAGATAAACCTCGTGGCATCTCTCTTGCTGATATGTGATCTATCGATCTTAGAACTTGAACATTCCATTTCCGGTTACTTTCCTCTGTAGGCCCAGTTAGGTATACTAAGTTTCTGATCCCTGAAGTGTTAACCAACACTGAAGGGTTACACTGTTTCGTCCATCTCTGTTCGAAATTCTTCAGAATATCCCAAGCCGCTCCTCCGACCACAGACACATGGCAATCGTGCCATGGCTCTCTTGGTCCGCCTCTACTTAGCTTAGCTCCGGCTACACTTGTCTGGTAAAAATCAGCCTCTGTTCCGAGTGTACGAAACAGCGAATGCTCCTCAGTGTCATACCGACCATCGCAAAGATCAAACCcgccaaggaagctcatgatTTCTCGCTCCTTAGTACTTGAGTTTGTCACACGTGTATCCAATGTGATTGTCTTTTGGTGGTGCGCAAACGCTGTAGGGAGTCTTTTGTGCAATCTTGGACACAATTTACAAATAACATTTGTGTTTCTAAAGTAAGCAAGAGCTGTTTCCACGTTTGTTCGCATTACACCTCTGTTCTTGATCATCGGTAACGACGTCTCATCATTCCACAACATTACCCTGACTGCTATGCCTTCCTCTGCTTTTCGTTTCAGAAGCTCACCAATTGTTACTCCAACAGCATGCGGAATCTCAGTCTCATCATCACGTACGAGGACAAGATTAGGGTTTAATGCCCATCCTGCAATGTAAACCAAGTGCCTGGCACTTTCGATCGCTTTGTAAACATCTTCCCATAAATTCCTTGCATTTAAAGGAACATCATGAACCCTAGGATCAAACATGGCCTTGTGGTGCGCATCTTGATACAGTACCACTCTGCAATTCGATCTATGAGGAAAGCTCGCATTGCTAATACCTTGAAAAGACTCTCCTTGAAGCGTTTTGCACCATCCCGGTTCAAGATAAGCCGGTCTGAACCACATGAGACACTTAAGCTTCAAGTTACGTTTCTTTGACCCATTGTGTGCCATCAGAGGGAAGAACCCGTTGACAACTGCTGAATTAGAAGTCAGGATCTGTTCTGCAGAGATCTGGAATCTTCCGAGAACAGAACATCGAGTCTTGAGCGTGATGGTGATGGTCGTGTCAGAAACCGGGTGTGCGCAGAGGACCTGGAAAGTCTGATTCCAGACACGGTCGTACTCTGAGCTTGTTTTAGCTaccttcttcttgtttatcttgaTGGTCACGTAAGCTGATTTTGGCTTTGTACATATACACtgtggaaaaagaagaagataataataGCTCATGAGAAAGAACACAACGATAACATCATCAGTCATTAATtcatcatatgatatatagaagaCTTACATTGAAAGGATATGGAGGAGAAAAAGGTGTTGCATCGAAGATTGTAATCTCGAGAGTACCATGGAAGAAATCTTTCTGTTCTTTAATCTCCATCTTCTCGTTTTTCAAAATGGATCTATAAGAGTATGAGAGTTAATTGTCTTTGTGAATCTTAGATTATATGTTTGAAGCTGGTCAATCACATTGTTCACAAGGCTGTGTCCAtccatatatatttgtaaatgatATTGGTAAAACTTGTAGGATTCTCCATGGACAATcttaaagaaaacaatcaaccatatattttcacaaaattgAAGGTGAAGTGTCTTTGAATACAAACCAAGCATTCGACTCTGCTTTTACTActaggaattaaaaaaaaaaaaaaaaagcaatgtaTCAAATTGTACCTAAACAAAAGTTTAGGAGTAAAATGGAGAAAGTATGAAAATATCTGGGTGTCTTTATAAATACTAGGATTTGGGTTTTCCTATTATATATGTTTGGGACTTGGAAGATAAAGGAAGAAACACATGGTTTCCAATTGTGAAAAGGAAAACACAATTAACCGACtcttaaactttataaatagaaCTTCTTCGACTCCTCTTTAttccattcatcatcattcaacaATCTCTCTCATTCCAATAGCTTTTGCATAAAAACCGATTCTTTTCATCAGCCAAAAAGATAGAAACAATATGTCTTTGAAAAAGATTGAGTTGGTGAGCTCTGATGGCGAGTCTTTCGTAATTGAGGAAGTGGTGGCGAGAAAACTGCAGATCGTAAGGCACATGATCGAAGACGAGTGTGCAGACAAAGCAATCCCGCTTTCAAACGTCACCGGAAAGATCCTATCCATGGTGATCGAGTATTGCAAAACACACGTCAATGTtgtagatgatgaagaagagatcagCAAGGAAgccaaggagaagaaggaagacgaTGATTCAATGTCTGAAGAAGAAGCCGCGAAGCTCAAGGAATGGGAAGCAGAGTTTCTCAAGGATAAAGATCTGGCGACAATCTTTCAACTCATTCTCGCTGCTAACTATCTCAACGTCAAAGGCCTTCTTGATCTCACTTCCCAGAGCGTTGCAGATCACATCAAAGACATGACGCCAGAGGAGGTTCGAGAGATCTTTAATATCGAGAACGATTACAcacccgaagaagaagaagaagttcgcAGGGAGAACGCTTGGGCTTTTGAGGAACCAGCTGctccaaaaccctaacttttttttttttttgtttcgtttctctcTAATTGTTGGTTTTTAGGGTTGTGACTTTATTACTCTCTTTTCCATATTTGTTTgtgagaaaaaggaaacacgATAACCCCAGTTCTCCAATTtgtgaaaaggagaaaacacaaCACAATCGACCGACACTTAATATTTCATTCCACAGTCTGTCTCATTCAATAtctctgccaaaaaaaaaaaaccatctttcATTCAAAATAAACAATGTCTACGAAAAAAATTGTGTTGGCAAGCTCTGATGGCGAGTCTTTTGAGGAAATTCTTAAATTTCGTTGTCTGTTCTTTACCTAGATAATTGACTATGGCTTGTAACACAAGCTATTCTTCTTTTCCTAGGTCGTCGAAactctttgaaaaaaaacattaaatagaAAGACGAAGGGCGTTGTGGTCTGGAGAAATTGTGTTTAAGGGATGAATTGAAGGGTTGTCTTGGCCGTATAAACTCAAATAGAtgccaaaaaacacaaaacagaagCATGCGAGGAAGATCGTTTCTCAAGTATGTGATCAGTTCTTAGTCTCTCTACTCTCTATTAACTAATTTTGTTGTCAAAGCATAAGCATGTTTCATCTCCATTCTAAGCTTATCCGCTAGCTAGATAAGAAACCATATCCCTCCGGTGAACAACGTGATACACGGACAATACAAACTCTTTTTTCAACACTTTATAGAATAACGACAATGTGATATATGACACTGCACATAAGAAAAAATGCGAGAACGTACGTAGCCCAAGAAatcctctctatatataaaggtGGTAAGCTTCTTGCAGCAAGTGGACGAAGGATCGCCAAAGAAGATATATTTAACTAGAATCCGTCCGCGCGCGTCCGTGACGAACCAAGACGATGAGTCTTCCAGTTATGTTTTTGGCTTTCCTTCAAAATACTGAaccataaaaaaatgaaaaaaattatttcagatGTTATAGAAAAGTAGGAATATTGCTGGTATATTATACATTGTCtaaaaaatacttatatatatatttagtgctTTGGGTGTAATTATAATTATCACCCTggattaaattttcatttttaattttgaaaatatttttaaaaatacacaacaGCAAACTATTCCACGTCATacgacgactgagttataatgtgTCGTGGCTggcttataacaaaaaataaactgaaagtAAACAGCTGAATTTTATTATTGACGGCTGAATTATAATACTcaagagaaaacgaaaggtctcgtagattcatatgacgactgagttataatgctttgtgtttgacttataacaagaaataaactgaAAGTAAACAACTGAATTTTAGTACTTGGCGCCTGAGTTATAATATTCACTTGAAAACAAGTATTACCACAAATCTTATTATAGAAAGCTTGATGTCCAAGTTACTCATTAacgagatcgtgacacgtgtcaaatatattgattagatgttgacacttgtcaatttttttttataaacgtagtaggacagctaattatatttacagaattttacatattttaaaaatataattttcttaatcaaaaaagaaaactaacaaaatcaatatattttctattgtatgctaattatattatatgtgtgtttccataaaatttgacatgtgtaagcaaataagaaattaattaagcatgtatattaatcaataaataatatataataaagttaGAAAGAATaccataagttatttaacataattttagtcggatataaataatatttatcgttgtaatataaatttttactgTAAGTAAGCACACATAACCTTGAAAgaataatgaacttaaaaagaaaaaaaatgaatacatgatgtgtattattatagttttacatgttttattttaaaaattgtaatgcATGTTGTAAtatgagaaacgtggaaaaaaatgagtttgtaggaatgaatttttggttaattgatgaagattgacaaaagtattacttatgaaattatgacatataaaagaataatattttggatatttttagatttccaaaatttttgtggatgttaactaattttttactgattattttgattgttaaatttaaaatactaaccgATATACATATaatctcatatgatgctcatattattttttttattaaaattttaactctaatccacgaagaagtgaattatggttttacgatgaaatagatagttgaatgtGATTACTTAACTGAATGTCTAACGCTGAAATTTAttctagataaaaaaaaattcaaatattaatatgtatcatttaaaaaaatcatttaagaatattagtaatattttttatgtttgatgttATACtttcaacacatgtatttttgtaatgcatatgttaaaaccTAAGATAATTCGAaatagattataatttataggaatgaatcttcagttatttgatgagaatgtctctatatctttgtatatgtttttattttatatatttcacttatttaaaattgattatgacatgaggtaaaattagtacttatgagataacaacataacaaataaattttaaataatgttgattcagtttttttgttaattatattgttaagttttatttgtattttcaattattaCTAAGATAgagatttgatatgatgtattgattgtgtttgatataaaatatgtagttctatgcattaagatgaaatgtataattaaacttaaaatatggtttattatgatgatatagatatttaaatagtACTCTCTGTCATATAAGAATTTTTGGGTAAAagcacaaagattaataaacaacaaatattatgccatttataaaacttcaaccaatagaaaaatatattgcatagcttaaatagtcataaattgttatattaataaaaaattacatagaaatttgtgaaattattataaaatagagcaaaaaaagccttaaaactcttatataacGGAACTGAGGGAgtatttaaatgaaatatgATAGGTGATAAAATAGGAATAATGTAATATTCCAATTATGTCCTTTGTAACCCTATTGTACTTGTATATATACTGatgaatcaatacaataaagaCAAGAGGTGATTTACCAagttacatggtatcagagccaccctaaaaaaaacctattttaaaaacaaattgtcGCTTCTCTCCTCTGTTCTTCTTACGCTTCTGATCTTCGTCTCTATTCTTGTCTTCTCCTCAATCATTGTCTGTCTCATCGCTTATTTTTCCCTATGGCTCAACCGGCAGAGAAAGCTTTTGGTCTGACACACATCAAGCCCTACATCCCTTTGGTTCTTGATATGCAGAAGATGAATCATGATGTGTGGCGTGAACTCTTTGAGACTCACTGCCTCAGCTTCAGCGTCTCTGGACATCTTGATGGCACATCGGTTCCTGCAACTCCTCAAGATACGGCTTGGAGAGAACGTGATGGCTTGGTCAAAATGTGGATCTACGGCACGACCCTTCCCTCCTCGACATGGTTCTGAAATCGCGGTGTACAGCTCGTGAACTGTGGATCACCATTGAAAACATGTTTCGTGACAACAAGGAGGCTCGCGCAGTTCAATTGGAAAACTAACTGCGATCCTTCACGATTGATGATCTCTTGGTTCATGACTActgtcaaaaactcaaatctttgTCGGATCTGCTTGTGAATGTTGATTCCCCTGTCTCTGAGCGTGCGATGGTTATACATATGCTAAACGGACTTTCAGAAAAACTTAATAACATTCACAATGTTATCAAACACAAGTCACCATTACCATCGTTTGCAGCTGCTCGATCCATGTTTCTCCTGTAAGAGGAGTGTCTCAACAAACCTTCAAAACCAGCCACACCTGCTCCCCTTGATCATTCTACACCCCACTTGCTCTACACCAATGCAGGTCCTGCAGCGCCGCCTCCACATCATGAGACCAACAGCCGCTCTTCCCATCCGCGGAGCTACTCCTCTCAGTAGAATCGTGGTCACCAAAATATAGGGCGAGGTCGTGGACGCAATACCACCTATCGTGGTCGTGTTCGGCACAATTCGCATCATAACAACACCTCGTGGATGCAGCAATAACCCTCATACTAGCTTGCTCCACCTCAACAACAACACTGGAATCTTCAACCATGGGCTCCAAACCAACAACAATGGCGCTCATCTCCCATGGCGTATCACGTTTCCACTACTCTACCTCCCAATATTAGCATTCTCGGGGCTTACCAGCCAACCATACCAGCTGGTCCCACGATGCCAATAGTTCTACCTCCGAACATTGCTCAAGCGTTTTGCACCATGCACTGCAGAAGCCGCAAGATTCCAACTGGTATATGGATACCGCTGCCATGGCACACATCACCTCGGAACCAGGTACCTTACGTTCTGTTTTTAATTCGAGCACTATTCCCTCTGTGACCGTTGGAAATGGATCCTCTCTTCCCACCACTTCTATTGGCTATCACTCTCTTCCTTCTAAGTCTCGTCCTCTCCACCTTCATAATGTCCTTGTGTGCCCATGTATCATCAAAAATCTTGTCTCTGTTAGACAGTTTACAACAGATAATTAGGTTTCCATTAAATTTGAtccttttggttttcttgttaaGGAATTGAGCATACGAAAACCTCTGCTCCGTTGTAACAGCTCGGGGTCCCTCTAATCCATTACCAACTCGTCCGCTCCTCCTTCGTCTCCTCAAGTTTTTATGTCGTCCTCTGTCAGCTCAAATGTGTGGCATCGTCGTCTCGGCCACCTAGGAAATACCATTTTCAATTCTCTCATTTCTAATGGTTCAATAAACTGTTCAAAACCcgattcttctctttctcatgcTTGTCAACTTGGGAAACACATTAGACTTCCCTTTGATACATCTGCTTCTAGTATTTCAGAACCTTTTCAAATAATACATTCCAATGTCTGGACCTCCCCAGTTTCCAGCATAAGTGGGATCAAATattgtgtcattttttttatcatttcattcattttgtttgGGTATATCCTCTTCGCAAAAAATCTAAAGTGTTCTCCTCTTCTCTACACTTCTCGGCCTATGTTTACAATCAGTTTGGCCGGAAAATCAAATCTCTTCAGTGTGATAATGGTGGGGAATACAAAAATCACAAGTTCCTTGCTCACCTTGCCACACAAGGCATTACCTCTCGTTTTTCTTGTCATCACACCTCTCAACAAAATGGGAAAGCTGAACGCACCCTACTCACTTTGAACAATTTTGTGGGTACTCTCCTCGTTCAAGCAAACATGCCATCTACATATTAGGTGGAAGCCTTGAACATGGCCACTCATCTCTTCAACATTCTTCCTTCTCAAGCCATTCACAACCAAACACCATTCACAAAACTTTATCACCAGCCTGTCTCTTATCATCATCTCTGTGTGTTTGGGTGCTTGTGCTACCCCAATCTTTTAGCAACCACTCCACATAAACTTTCCCCACGATCTACTGCCTGTGTCTATCTTGGCTTCCCCACTTCTCAAAGTGTCTATCGCTGCCTCGATCTGACCACACGAAAAATCATTATTTCACGTCATGACATTTTTTACTAGAATGTCTTCCCATTTCACACTCTTCAACCTATTCAAACACCTTTTCCCATTGTCAAGCTTCCACCTCCCGCTCTCCCTTACTACGCCAAACACCACTGATATCCGCGGTCCCAGTACCGGTACCGCCACCTCCAAATACATAGCCTCTGCCACAATTTACAGTGGCAGCACCACCTATAGTCCACAAAATGACTACCCATAGCAAGAGTGGCATTACCAAACCACGTcaacctctttctcttctcactCAAACAGTTTctactcttccttcttctcacaTAAAGGCTCTTGAGGATCCCAACTGGCATGGTGCCATGAATGCAGAATACGatgctcaaat from Camelina sativa cultivar DH55 chromosome 3, Cs, whole genome shotgun sequence includes:
- the LOC104778382 gene encoding phospholipase D alpha 4-like, whose product is MEIKEQKDFFHGTLEITIFDATPFSPPYPFNCICTKPKSAYVTIKINKKKVAKTSSEYDRVWNQTFQVLCAHPVSDTTITITLKTRCSVLGRFQISAEQILTSNSAVVNGFFPLMAHNGSKKRNLKLKCLMWFRPAYLEPGWCKTLQGESFQGISNASFPHRSNCRVVLYQDAHHKAMFDPRVHDVPLNARNLWEDVYKAIESARHLVYIAGWALNPNLVLVRDDETEIPHAVGVTIGELLKRKAEEGIAVRVMLWNDETSLPMIKNRGVMRTNVETALAYFRNTNVICKLCPRLHKRLPTAFAHHQKTITLDTRVTNSSTKEREIMSFLGGFDLCDGRYDTEEHSLFRTLGTEADFYQTSVAGAKLSRGGPREPWHDCHVSVVGGAAWDILKNFEQRWTKQCNPSVLVNTSGIRNLVYLTGPTEESNRKWNVQVLRSIDHISAREMPRGLSGEKSVHDGYVEAIRKAERFIYIENQYFMGSCDHWESKNDSGCINLIPIEIALKIASKIRTRERFAVYIVIPMWPEGPPESETVEEILHWTRETTSMMYRIIGEAIWETGDGSHPRDYLNFFSLANREEKRDGEFEPVSLPHQKTHYWNPQRNRRFMVYVHSKLMIVDDAYVLIGSANINQRSMDGCRDTEIAIGCYQTDTNNTNEIRAYRLSLWYEHTGGQITADDLSSSEPESLECVQGLRTVGEQMWEIYSGDKVVDMLGIHLVAYPISVTRDGAVEEVGDGFFPDTKTLVKGKRSKMFPPVLTT
- the LOC104778385 gene encoding SKP1-like protein 14, translating into MSLKKIELVSSDGESFVIEEVVARKLQIVRHMIEDECADKAIPLSNVTGKILSMVIEYCKTHVNVVDDEEEISKEAKEKKEDDDSMSEEEAAKLKEWEAEFLKDKDLATIFQLILAANYLNVKGLLDLTSQSVADHIKDMTPEEVREIFNIENDYTPEEEEEVRRENAWAFEEPAAPKP